A genomic region of Cannabis sativa cultivar Pink pepper isolate KNU-18-1 chromosome 1, ASM2916894v1, whole genome shotgun sequence contains the following coding sequences:
- the LOC115704687 gene encoding probable glucan endo-1,3-beta-glucosidase BG4, with the protein MAATLVVVLSQLSLLSTIFIITNQFGAAKATDIGVNYGMLGNNLPPAAEVINLYKKNGVSKLRLFDPDPAALAALKGSKIEVALDLKNQDLPIFASSPPALQQWFAQNVEPYLNDIDFPYLVVGNEVIPGDLGHYVWPVMMSLQNILDTKNLHGIKVTTTLPGTALSTSYPPSLGQFSAQAAADLKGVLSFLSSQGSPLMINVYPYFAYASDPAHVRLDYAQFTATEVVVQDGPYGYKNLFDAMVDSFVAAMESAGVPDVELVVSESGWPSAGNGELTTQALASTYNTNFIKHVSSGVGTPRRPNKRLEGYIFAMFNENLKSPGVEQNFGLFYPDMTPVYPVFSQL; encoded by the exons ATGGCTGCGACACTAGTAGTAGTACTATCGCAGCTTTCTCttctttccaccattttcatAATCACCAACCAGTTCGGCGCGGCTAAAGCCACCGATATCGGCGTAAACTATGGGATGCTAGGCAACAACCTACCACCGGCGGCGGAAGTTATCAACCTATACAAGAAAAATGGCGTATCAAAGCTTAGGCTCTTCGATCCCGACCCAGCCGCACTCGCAGCCCTGAAAGGTAGCAAAATCGAAGTGGCTTTGGATCTGAAGAACCAGGATCTGCCTATCTTTGCTTCCAGCCCACCAGCCCTCCAACAATGGTTCGCCCAAAACGTGGAGCCCTACCTAAACGACATCGATTTCCCATATCTTGTGGTTGGAAATGAGGTCATCCCTGGTGACCTTGGTCACTACGTTTGGCCTGTCATGATGTCCTTACAAAATATTCTGGATACTAAGAACCTTCACGGAATAAAAGTCACTACAACTCTTCCCGGCACTGCTTTGTCGACTTCTTATCCTCCCTCCCTCGGCCAATTCTCCGCTCAGGCCGCTGCCGACCTCAAAGGTGTTCTGAG TTTCTTATCGAGTCAAGGATCGCCGTTAATGATCAACGTGTACCCATACTTCGCTTACGCATCAGACCCAGCGCACGTTCGGCTAGACTACGCGCAGTTCACAGCGACAGAAGTTGTCGTTCAGGACGGTCCCTATGGTTACAAGAACCTGTTCGACGCCATGGTCGACTCTTTCGTGGCAGCCATGGAATCAGCAGGCGTGCCAGACGTGGAGCTGGTAGTGTCGGAGAGCGGTTGGCCTTCGGCGGGGAACGGTGAGCTTACGACGCAGGCTTTGGCGTCCACTTACAACACCAACTTCATCAAACATGTCAGTTCGGGTGTTGGGACACCAAGACGGCCTAATAAGCGCCTGGAAGGCTATATTTTCGCCATGTTTAATGAGAATCTTAAGTCTCCAGGGGTAGAGCAGAATTTTGGCCTATTTTATCCCGATATGACCCCTGTTTATCCTGTTTTCAGTCAACTCTAA